The genomic region ATAAATTGGCAATAACAAGTTCATATATTTCTACGTCTAAAATATCTTCTAAACTCTTGCTGCCGTAAATTACATTTTGAAAACCAACCACACCTATTTTTTTTCCTTTTGATTTAGCCTGATTGATGGCCCTGATGATATCAAAACCGCTGATGGCTATTTCCACCACCGGCACATCAACAGATGCTCTAATGGCCGTAGCAGTACCACCCCGGCTAATAATAATTTCTGTGCTGTTTTGTACAAAATTGTTAGCTAAAGCAACTCCCTCAACCAAATCCCCGGTGGCAATGTCGATATTTTCTCCTAACTCCGCACACACTTCGGAAGCCAGTAAGGCCAATTCTTCATAGGGTGCAATTACCGCTATTTTTAAGCCTCTCATCTCCATGTCTCCTTAAGGGCTTTTGGGAACTAATTTTGACAATATTCGATCTCTTTCCTGCTTTTGAAGGGGGGAAATTATTAGTAGTTAACAGAAATGGAGGCTAAAATGACTTTATAAAAACTGTTTATCAGCTATAAAAAAAGGATTTATGGCTAAATGCCATAAACCCTTACATCGTTTACCATTTCTCCTAATTGGGGTCCACTTAATTTAATAACATCCCCAATGTTAAAGTTGCCACCACCCGGCGGTGTACCGGTAAGGATCACGTCCCCCGGTTCAAGAGTCATAACCCCGGAAATAAAGGCAATTAACTCCCTCACGTTAAATATCATATCCGATGTATTGCTAAGCTGTTTCTGCTCACCGTTCACAGATACACTAATTACTGTATCATCAGGATCAATATCGGTAACAACATACGGCCCCATGGGGGTAAATGTATCAAAGGATTTTCCCTTGGTCCATGGTTTTCCTTTGATCATGTGATCTTTGGCAGTTACATCATTAGCTAAACAATATCCCAGCACATAATCAAAAGCGGAATCAGCCGAAACATTCTTAGCCTGCTTGCCAATAATAACGGCCAGCTCAACCTCAAATGCCGGATTTTTTACAGCCGGAGGAATTAATATACTGTCCCCGGGTCCAATTACACTGGACGGTGGTTTTAAAAATAACACCGGTTCAGCGGGAAACTCTACCCCTTTAGCCTGAGCCACAGCTTTGTAATTAAGACCAACCCCGATAACCTTGGTGGGCTTTACCGGTGGCAGAAGTTTTACTTCGCTAACCGGGTAGGATCTGTCTGTCAGGGTGTAATTATCATAAATATTGCCTTCAATAACTCTTACTGTTTGGCCTTCAACTAAACCATAATATTCGTGACCTTCGGCTTTAAACCTGGCAAATTTCATTTTGGTTACCTCGCTACGCTAATTTTAAATTAGCGCTGTACTCGTCCGGAGCCGTCACCGGCAGCCAGAGCTTTAACTTCACTTACGGTTACCAGGTTGACATCACCTTCAATACTATGCTTCAAGCAGGAAGCAGCCACAGCGAATTCCAGTGCATCTTTTGAACTGTAATTATTGAGCAAGCCATAAATCAACCCGGCACCAAAGGAATCACCGCCACCAACGCGGTCAACAATGTGGACCAGGTATTCTCTGGAGAAGTAGAAATCATTTCCGTCATATAACATGGCTGCCCATTTGTTGTCAGAAGCAGAAATACTGCCACGCAGGGTAATAGCTACTTTACTGAAGTTAAAACGTTCTTTGAGTTGCTTTGCCACATCTTTATAACCTTCATGGTTCAGTTTTCCACTGATGATATCAGTGTCAGCGGCTTTAATGCCAAATACCTTTTCGGCATCTTCTTCGTTAGCAATGCATACGTCAACATATTCCATCAGGCCACCCATAACCTGGCCGGCTTTTTCCGATGTCCAGAGGTTCTTACGGAAGTTCAGGTCACAGCTTACAGTTAAGCCTAAACGTTTAGCTGCCTTGCATGCTTCCAGGGCAATCTCAGCTACATTATCGCCCAGTGCCGGAGTAATACCGGTGAAATGGAACCACTCAGCCCCGGCAAAGATTTCGTCCCAGTTAAAGTCTTCCTTCCGGGCCTGGGAAATGGCAGAGTATTTACGGTCGTATACTACCTTAGAGGGACGTTGGGAGGCACCTTTTTCACAGAAATAAATGCCTAAACGCTCCCCGCCCCGGGCAATGTATTTGGTGCAAACTCCGAAACGTCTCAGGGAGTTAATAGCAGCCTGGCCGATGGGGTTATCAGGTACTTTGGTTACAAAAGCAGCATCCACACCAAAATTAGCCAATGATACAGCTACGTTAGCCTCACCGCCGCCATAAATGGCGGTAAATTTGTCAGCCTGCACAAAACGGAGGTATCCCTCAGGGGCCAGTCGCAGCATAATTTCTCCGAATGTTACTACCTTTGCCATGATGATCCTCTCCTTCTTATATTTCTTGATTATATTTAATTAATTATTTAGTTCTTGCTTCTTTAATCTTGGCAATAAATTGTTGCGCTACTTCTGTTATGGATTCATAATCCCCGGTCTTAGCTCCGGCAGTTAAGTTACCACCTACACCAACTGCCAGGCAACCGTTCTTAATCCATTGACCAACATTATCTAGACTAACACCGCCGGTGGGCATCAGAGGTGCTTGTGGGAGCGGTCCTTTAACTGCTTTAATGAAGCCAGGTCCTAAAGTCTCTCCCGGGAATATTTTAATAACGTCAGCACCTGCTTCCATGGCTTCGACAATTTCTTTAATAGTCATACAGCCAGGCATCACCGGAACTTGATACCGGTTACATAATTTGATGGTTTCAAAGTTTAGAGAAGGGCTGACGATGTATTGGGCCCCGGCTAAGATAGCTGTTCTGGCAGTTTCCGGATCTAACACGGTACCTGCACCAATGATTATTTCACCAGACTTATAGATACTAGTCAGTTCTTTAATAACATCAGCGGCACCCGGTACGGTAAAGGTAATTTCAATAGCCGCAACCCCGCCTTTTAGACAAGCATCCGCAATTTTTCGGGCCTTTTCCGGATTCTCGGCCCGTACCACGGCAACCAGGCCGCTATCCATGATTTTCCGTAGAATCTCTACCTTTTGATGCATGCAATCGCCTCCACATTAGTTGCAGGTTTTTATATGAACAGAATAAATGCAATACTGCATTTAAACTCTGTTACATCCCATAACCACTTAGCGTTCCCCACAAATTACCTGTTACCATAAAAGTTTAAAAAGTCTTTTTTGGCTGACTCTATATGTTGGTTTAGTATAATCTCAAATTCAACATCATCTTGATTGGCCAAAGCTTCTATTAAACGGTGATGCTCCGGATGATAAAGCTTAAGTTTTTCTAAAACATAACCGTATGTTCCTCTTCCGGCAAACCAAAGGGCATTTAATGAATCATACATCTTTATGATCTGATTATTTCCCAAAGCAACTATGAGGCTGCGATGAAATTCTATATCCAAATTATTATATTTAAAGTAATCAAAGTTATCTTCCAGTAAAACATGATCCATTTCAATTAATATTTCTTTCATTACATGGAGTTGTTTTGTATCTAAATTCCGAATCAATTTCTTGCCGGCCCAAACTTCAAACATCAATCGTGCATCTAACAATTCAATAACTTTATCTACTTCAAAAGTAGATACAAAAGTTCCCTTCCTGGGGACAATATCCAAAAGTCCTTCCATACTTAATCTATTGAAGGCTTCTTTCACCGGAGAACGACTTACCCCATAGGCTTCGGCTATTTGAAATATATCTAATTTTTCACCGGGCTTTAGTTCCTGAGTATAGATGGCTTTTTTTAAGGATTCATAAACCTTATCCGCCAATTGTTTATGTTCAATAGGAGAAAAATTAGTATTATCGTTAGCTGTGGGTTTGCTAAAATCGACGCTCATTTTACCCTACCTTCTATTTTTAAATATTCATCACCTCACCTAACATGTAACATGTTACATGTTACTTCTATTATAAAACCAATTTCTTCTTGGGTCAATAAGAATACTGAATTTACGAAAGATTTGTAATAAGTATGGATTCTTTCAGTGTTTTTGTCCATGCAATACTGGAATCAGGTTTTTAGCTGTAACATGTAATATAAAAAGGCTCCGCCGGTATAACCCCCGGATGAGCCTTTTTTCTAAGAATCAGAAAGCAACCGCCTGTTTTTATAATTCCAGGCCAGCACTGCTTCAGCAAAGGTAACCATTTTTTTAGTCATACCACCACCAACTTTACCGTTTTGCCGGCTGGGTAGATCGCCTTTATCGATCCAGGCGTAATCTGGCATCCCCAGCTCCGCAGCCATTTCATTTCTAAATTCCTCTAATGCAGGCTTAACATAGGGAGCTAATTCTTTGGGAACTAATCCGGTAGAAGCGGTTATTTTCATCAATTCTGTAGGATGAAAGTCTCTGCTAACCAACTCCTTGGACATCTTGTGTCCCCCTCCTGACAAGATTTGTTTAAGCAAATTTTTTAGCATTCCCTATTGATGAATTTATTATGTCCGAAAAGGCTAATTTTTATGTTGGTAAATTAAGGTTAATTTAAAAGACTGATGGTTGCTTTGATTAATTCCGGAGTTATATAGGCTTCCACCAATCCAGCTGCGGCAGCAATACAGCAAACCACCAGCATTAAACTGTGGTAACTAACTATTCCCGGCCATACTGGTAAACTTGAATCCAAGAATCTCCTAATTAAAAGCCAGGAAAAAGACAAAGCCGCCACACCGGCCATAAAAACCGCCGGAATTAATAAAATACTTTGCGGTACCACCGAGGCCAGAGCCAGTAAAATCCCCTGTCCTGTCTTACCCTGAGTAAGAAAGCTTAATGTAAAACCCAAGGAAAAACCCCTGGCAAACAATAGAGCCAGAATGCCGGGTGTGCCGATAACTGTTAAGCCCAGCACATAAATAATGGATATGAAAAAAATATTATTGGTAATGGTGTTTTTAACCAACATCGGACGATCAATTTGCACACTGCCAACCTGGCTAACAAACACATCCAGGTATTCTGTAAGCCGGGTAGCTTGCTCCTGATCCAGGTTGTGTGCTCCCCAACTGCCACACCCCAGTCCGGCCAGCAACACTACCAGGGCTACCAAATACATGGGCCAACCCTTACGCAGGGAAGACCACCATATTTTTTTAAGATTACGGCGCACGCCATCACCCCGCTGTACACATAGCACATTAAATTATATCTTGTACATGTTTATGCGGGTTGTAAAGACAGCATGCTCAGCCCGGGCTCTAATTTGGGCCGGCCAGGATTGCCGGTTGTCCCGACAGTTAATCCAATTCCAGCCATTCATTTTAGTTATATTTTGGGTTTGGAAGGTAAAAATTTTTTCTAATTTAGTTCGTCTGAAACAAATTTATCCTCTATAATTAGATTAGACTTAGGAAAAAGGAGATGTGTTTTATGCGAGCCGTATTTACATTAACTTCACCGGAATCCAAGCGGTTATTAGGTAAGGCAGTCAGCCAATTACCGGAGGTTAAAAAGGCTTTAAAAGAAGGAAAAATTATCATCGGTAACGGTACTACCAATGCTTATGTTGCCGAGGAACTGTTAGGAATACAGGTCGAAAAGGCTAAATATACCGTCGGCATTGTGAGTCAGGGAGTGCAGTGTGTTACTCCGGCAGAGGATAGAATCCCTTCTTTTGTATTGATTAACGGGGAAGTTAGCAAGGAGGACTGGCTTAAGGTATTGGACGAGTTCTCCGGAGAGGATGTTTTTATTAAAGGAGCCAATGCCGTAGATCATGAAGGAAATGCCGGGGTATTTATGTCTAACCCCGCCGGTGGCACCATAGGAAAAGCCATCGGTACCCTGACAGCCCGGGGCTCACATTTAATTATACCGGTGGGATTAGAAAAAATGGTTCCTTCGGTCAAGTTGGCCGCCATGGCTGCCGGTATTAAAAAATTTGATTATTCCCTGGGCCAAAAGGTTGGCCTGATGCCCTTGATGTATGGTAAAGTAATTACCGAGTTAGAAGCCTTAAACCTGCTTACCGGCGTTAAAGCTGTTTGTTTAGGGTGCGGCGGGGTAGGAGGTTCCGAAGGAGCGGTAACCCTGGCCGTAGAAGGTAGCCAGCAAGAGGTTGAGGAAACAATGAAACTGGTTAAAGAAATTAAAGGAGAAAAGAATATCCCGGCTTTAAAGCAAAAATGCAAATGTGACCAACCCTGTGACCGTTGGAATTAACCCTTTTCTTATGTAAGCATAGTTACAAACTAAGGCGTCCGGGCCCTGATGATGGTTCCCAGACGCCTTTAATTTATTAAATAAATTATTAACCGTAAAAAGATCATCCTTATTTCACCCGTAAATTGCTTGTATTAATTTATCTTTTAATAAGCATAATTGCTGTTGTTTAGTTTTAGCCTTTGTAACCTAACGCACGGGAAATTTGATTTGCAGTTTCGATTAGAGAAAATTTCAAATTTGATTCAATAGCTTCAATAGTAATTCGCGGTGCCGGGCCAGAGATACTGATAGCGGCCACCACTCTACCATTGTGATCTTTAAGAGGTGCTGCAACACAGCGGACCCCTTCTTCTGCCTCCATATCATCAATGGCATAGCCATTAGCCCTGATGATATTCAGTTGATTAATCAAAGCTTTTTTATCTGTAATGGTTCTCTCTGTCAGTTTTGGCATTCCATGTTTAGTAATTATTTTATCAATCTCCTCCTGCGACAGATCGGACAAAAGACACTTGCCCATACCGGTACTGTGCAAGTAACTAAGAGAACCTACCTGGGAAACTAGCCTGACCGAATAATGGCCGTCTAATTTGTCTAAATATAAGCCACGTCCCTTGTGAATGATGCTTAAGAAGACTGTTTCCTTAGTAATATCATTTAATCTTTTAAGGTAAGGACGTGCTACTTTTCTAATGTCTAGCTCTTCCTGCACTTGAGCGCCTAATTGAAGGAATTTAACCCCCAGTTTATAACCCTTCTTTTCATCTAATTCGATATAACCCCATGATTCCAGGCTGGAAAGTATCCGGTATGTCGTAGCTTTAGGTAAATCTGCCAGTTGACTAAGTGATTTTAAAGTAAGCGTTTCTCGGGAATTTGCTATTATATCTACTAACATAAATGCTCTATCAAGTGACTGAATTTTGCCCTTTAACTCTTTCACAACTAACCTCCTTCCTCTTTAATCTTACCTATATATTTTTATAATTCGAAATTTTAAAATTATATCAAAAACTAAATTAGTTATTTAATACTGCAATCTATGGATAAATTAGTGGAAGAGTTGAGTGTAAACCACTTTTCACTCTTCCACTATAGTTCATCAATGAGTATTTATCTCTGTTCCATTCCGGAACCATCTTGTGATCAGAAATTTTCACAAGATAAGCGATCAACTAATTTGATTGCTTCTAAAACCATTTGACTGGTTACATTTACGGGCATGTTCTTCATATCATTGGCGTTGGCCGCAACTTCGGCAACTTTTTGCAAATCCGCTTCGGTAAGACTGGCGATTTCTGATAATTTAGTGGGTACACCACAGCCTCTGGCCAACTTAATTTCTTCTATAATTTCAGCTTCGCTACGTCCTTCCAGGGCCAGCAGACAGAGATTACCAAAACCTACTAACAGGCCATGTCCCAAGTCATGGGCCGCAGGAATATTAGTAAAACCAAAGTAAACTGAGTGAGCTGCCGCACCCCGGCATTTGTCGCCACCAAGAATAGATGACATACCGGCATAAAAAATTATGGCATCTATGGTATACTCCAGCGCATCAGTTACCTCTTGTTTTTCAATGGCGTCTTTAGCTCCGGGGCCAAACTTTTGGATTACTTCGTAGCAAATTCTACCGTTATTAATACCCCCCATGGTCCAACTGCTGGCAGGTATTTTACTGGTGGTTGCCCTTAGTTCATACCATTTGGCCAAGGTGTCTCCCATACCGGCGGCCAGCCATTTTTCAGGTGCTTTGGCGATCACTGCCGTGTCAACAAATACACCTACCGGGCATGCCGAT from Desulfotomaculum nigrificans DSM 574 harbors:
- a CDS encoding fumarylacetoacetate hydrolase family protein, with product MKFARFKAEGHEYYGLVEGQTVRVIEGNIYDNYTLTDRSYPVSEVKLLPPVKPTKVIGVGLNYKAVAQAKGVEFPAEPVLFLKPPSSVIGPGDSILIPPAVKNPAFEVELAVIIGKQAKNVSADSAFDYVLGYCLANDVTAKDHMIKGKPWTKGKSFDTFTPMGPYVVTDIDPDDTVISVSVNGEQKQLSNTSDMIFNVRELIAFISGVMTLEPGDVILTGTPPGGGNFNIGDVIKLSGPQLGEMVNDVRVYGI
- a CDS encoding sugar kinase is translated as MAKVVTFGEIMLRLAPEGYLRFVQADKFTAIYGGGEANVAVSLANFGVDAAFVTKVPDNPIGQAAINSLRRFGVCTKYIARGGERLGIYFCEKGASQRPSKVVYDRKYSAISQARKEDFNWDEIFAGAEWFHFTGITPALGDNVAEIALEACKAAKRLGLTVSCDLNFRKNLWTSEKAGQVMGGLMEYVDVCIANEEDAEKVFGIKAADTDIISGKLNHEGYKDVAKQLKERFNFSKVAITLRGSISASDNKWAAMLYDGNDFYFSREYLVHIVDRVGGGDSFGAGLIYGLLNNYSSKDALEFAVAASCLKHSIEGDVNLVTVSEVKALAAGDGSGRVQR
- a CDS encoding bifunctional 4-hydroxy-2-oxoglutarate aldolase/2-dehydro-3-deoxy-phosphogluconate aldolase, with translation MHQKVEILRKIMDSGLVAVVRAENPEKARKIADACLKGGVAAIEITFTVPGAADVIKELTSIYKSGEIIIGAGTVLDPETARTAILAGAQYIVSPSLNFETIKLCNRYQVPVMPGCMTIKEIVEAMEAGADVIKIFPGETLGPGFIKAVKGPLPQAPLMPTGGVSLDNVGQWIKNGCLAVGVGGNLTAGAKTGDYESITEVAQQFIAKIKEARTK
- a CDS encoding GntR family transcriptional regulator translates to MSVDFSKPTANDNTNFSPIEHKQLADKVYESLKKAIYTQELKPGEKLDIFQIAEAYGVSRSPVKEAFNRLSMEGLLDIVPRKGTFVSTFEVDKVIELLDARLMFEVWAGKKLIRNLDTKQLHVMKEILIEMDHVLLEDNFDYFKYNNLDIEFHRSLIVALGNNQIIKMYDSLNALWFAGRGTYGYVLEKLKLYHPEHHRLIEALANQDDVEFEIILNQHIESAKKDFLNFYGNR
- a CDS encoding alpha/beta-type small acid-soluble spore protein, translating into MSKELVSRDFHPTELMKITASTGLVPKELAPYVKPALEEFRNEMAAELGMPDYAWIDKGDLPSRQNGKVGGGMTKKMVTFAEAVLAWNYKNRRLLSDS
- the spoIIM gene encoding stage II sporulation protein M, with translation MRRNLKKIWWSSLRKGWPMYLVALVVLLAGLGCGSWGAHNLDQEQATRLTEYLDVFVSQVGSVQIDRPMLVKNTITNNIFFISIIYVLGLTVIGTPGILALLFARGFSLGFTLSFLTQGKTGQGILLALASVVPQSILLIPAVFMAGVAALSFSWLLIRRFLDSSLPVWPGIVSYHSLMLVVCCIAAAAGLVEAYITPELIKATISLLN
- a CDS encoding IclR family transcriptional regulator, which codes for MKELKGKIQSLDRAFMLVDIIANSRETLTLKSLSQLADLPKATTYRILSSLESWGYIELDEKKGYKLGVKFLQLGAQVQEELDIRKVARPYLKRLNDITKETVFLSIIHKGRGLYLDKLDGHYSVRLVSQVGSLSYLHSTGMGKCLLSDLSQEEIDKIITKHGMPKLTERTITDKKALINQLNIIRANGYAIDDMEAEEGVRCVAAPLKDHNGRVVAAISISGPAPRITIEAIESNLKFSLIETANQISRALGYKG
- a CDS encoding iron-containing alcohol dehydrogenase family protein; amino-acid sequence: MISDVRIPAAYIRGAGVLERVGEFCSKQAQKVLLIGGKQALQAVQEQLVASLKQHGVQVVGIEWYGGECTWDNISKISEIALNKGAELIITVGGGKALDTGKAAAYKNNIPCITVPTIAATCAALTPLSIIHDEHGKYVENTNQSACPVGVFVDTAVIAKAPEKWLAAGMGDTLAKWYELRATTSKIPASSWTMGGINNGRICYEVIQKFGPGAKDAIEKQEVTDALEYTIDAIIFYAGMSSILGGDKCRGAAAHSVYFGFTNIPAAHDLGHGLLVGFGNLCLLALEGRSEAEIIEEIKLARGCGVPTKLSEIASLTEADLQKVAEVAANANDMKNMPVNVTSQMVLEAIKLVDRLSCENF